In the Streptomyces formicae genome, one interval contains:
- a CDS encoding quaternary amine ABC transporter ATP-binding protein: protein MSEAAVTTSTDTDKTSADGPVFAVKNLWKVFGPKAERIPDDTSLHGLSPAELREQTGCTAAVRDVSFEVNKGEVFVVMGLSGSGKSTLVRCLTRLIEPTSGELAIDGEDVLAMDKARLRELRRHRAAMVFQHFGLLPHRSVLDNVAYGLEIQGVGKAERRAKALEVVAKVGLDGLEQRRPGQLSGGQQQRVGLARALAVDPEVLLFDEPFSALDPLIRRDMQEEVVRLHREEGRTMVFITHDLSEALKLGDRIALMRDGKVVQLGTPEEIVGSPADDYVRDFVRDVARADVMTVRSAMRPADADEEARGAALAPDAKVAEAIEAVARSGFPVRVMDGKRCLGVVDHAGLLDVVAGTSSAARTAPDKGEVVA, encoded by the coding sequence ATGAGCGAGGCCGCCGTGACGACATCCACGGACACCGACAAGACGAGCGCGGACGGACCCGTCTTCGCCGTCAAGAACCTCTGGAAGGTCTTCGGGCCCAAGGCGGAGCGCATACCCGACGACACCTCGCTGCACGGCCTGAGCCCCGCCGAACTGCGCGAGCAGACCGGCTGCACCGCCGCCGTGCGCGATGTGTCCTTCGAGGTCAACAAGGGTGAAGTCTTCGTCGTCATGGGCCTTTCCGGCTCCGGCAAGTCCACCCTCGTACGCTGTCTGACCCGGCTCATCGAGCCGACCTCGGGCGAGCTCGCCATCGACGGCGAGGACGTCCTCGCCATGGACAAGGCCCGACTGCGCGAACTGCGCAGGCACCGCGCCGCCATGGTCTTCCAGCACTTCGGCCTCCTGCCGCACCGCTCGGTCCTCGACAACGTCGCGTACGGCCTGGAGATCCAGGGCGTCGGCAAGGCCGAGCGCCGCGCCAAGGCCCTCGAAGTCGTCGCGAAGGTCGGCCTCGACGGTCTCGAGCAGCGCAGGCCCGGACAGCTCTCCGGCGGTCAGCAGCAGCGCGTGGGCCTGGCCCGCGCCCTCGCCGTGGACCCCGAAGTCCTGCTGTTCGACGAGCCGTTCAGCGCGCTCGACCCGCTGATCCGCCGCGACATGCAGGAAGAGGTCGTCCGGCTGCACCGTGAGGAGGGCCGCACGATGGTCTTCATCACCCACGACCTCAGCGAGGCCCTCAAGCTCGGCGACCGCATCGCCCTGATGCGCGACGGCAAGGTCGTCCAGCTCGGCACCCCCGAGGAGATCGTCGGCTCCCCGGCCGACGACTACGTCCGCGACTTCGTCCGCGACGTGGCCCGCGCCGACGTGATGACCGTGCGCAGCGCGATGCGCCCCGCCGACGCCGACGAGGAGGCCCGCGGCGCGGCCCTCGCGCCCGACGCCAAGGTCGCCGAGGCCATCGAGGCCGTCGCCCGCTCCGGCTTCCCGGTGCGCGTCATGGACGGCAAGCGCTGCCTCGGCGTGGTGGACCACGCGGGACTGCTCGACGTGGTCGCCGGTACCTCGTCAGCCGCGCGAACGGCCCCCGACAAGGGTGAGGTGGTCGCCTGA